The window CGAACTGACGCAACGACTTGCTCCCCACGGCTATTACCCGCTGCTCCGAAGCGAGGAGGACCTGACAATCCTCCGAGTGGTGCCCTCAAAACGTTCGTTTCGTTCAGGTCCGTGGCTGAACATCCTACTCCTGCTGGCTACCCTCGTGACGACTGTATTTGTGGGCGCCACCAACCGCGGCGCTCATCCCCTGGCGAATCCCTGGTCGGTGGTGCAGGGGCTTCCTTTCGCAGTCACGCTCCTTTCGATCCTTGGTGTGCATGAGCTCGGACACTACTTTACCGCTCGACGGTATGGCATTACAGTCACGCTCCCCTATTTTATCCCGGCGCCGGTTGGGCTCGGGACCTTCGGGGCATTCATCAGGATGAAGTCGCCGGTGACCGACCGCAGCGCGCTTTTCGACGTCGGGATCGCAGGACCGCTTGCAGGGCTCTGCGTGGCACTTCCGGCTATCGTCGTGGGTCTGCGCTGGTCGGAGTTGATAGATGCAGGCTCGGCGGGACATGTCGGCATCGCCCTTGGGACACCGCTCATGTTTTCACTCCTGCAGTGGTTAACGCTGGGACCGATACCCCAAGGAGGCGATGTGCTGTTGCACCCGGTGGCGTTCGCCGGCTGGATCGGTCTGTTCGTGACGGCGCTGAATCTGCTCCCGATTGGTC of the Candidatus Methylomirabilis sp. genome contains:
- a CDS encoding site-2 protease family protein, whose protein sequence is MAGVFAITESSLFDGIVRFKGRLLVDPRKAVAELTQRLAPHGYYPLLRSEEDLTILRVVPSKRSFRSGPWLNILLLLATLVTTVFVGATNRGAHPLANPWSVVQGLPFAVTLLSILGVHELGHYFTARRYGITVTLPYFIPAPVGLGTFGAFIRMKSPVTDRSALFDVGIAGPLAGLCVALPAIVVGLRWSELIDAGSAGHVGIALGTPLMFSLLQWLTLGPIPQGGDVLLHPVAFAGWIGLFVTALNLLPIGQLDGGHIAYALAGKHHRKVAIFTLLMLIGMGIAYWPGWLFWASLSLVLGLKHPPPLNDVTPLDERRRLVGFASLLLLLSVITPSPFNFSES